GACGGTCAGTCCTTCCGGACGCAGTGAACAAAATATTATTGTCTGGATGGATCACCGCGCCATTTCTCAGGCTGAACGGCTCAATGCGCTGCAACACCGGGTGCTCGATTATGTGGGCGGCGTAATCTCCCCTGAGATGCAGACCCCAAAGCTACTCTGGCTGAAGCAGCATATGCCAAACAGCTGGCAGAATATCGGCCACCTGTTTGATTTGCCGGACTTCCTGACCTGGCGCGCCACGCAGGATGAAACCCGCTCGCTCTGTTCCCTGGTCTGTAAATGGACCTACATGGGCCATGAAAATCGCTGGGATGAGAGCTACTTCCGCCAGGCTGGTCTGGAAGATCTGCTTGAACATGATGCGGCAAAGATTGGCCGCGACGTGAAAACCATGGGCGAACCCCTGGGTCAGGGTCTGACGCAGCGCGCCGCCACCGAGCTGGGCCTGCTGCCCGGCACCGCCGTCAGCGTGTCGATAATTGATGCCCATGCAGGAAGCCTGGGCACGCTGGGCGCGGCAGGTGCTTCCGGAGAACATGCCGATTTTGACCGGAGGATCGCGCTGATTGGCGGTACCTCCACCGGCCATATGGCTATCTCAAAAGAGCCAAGGTTCATTAAAGGCGTCTGGGGCCCCTACTACTCGGCCATTCTGCCGGACTTCTGGCTGAATGAAGGCGGACAGTCGGCCACGGGTGCGCTGATAGATCATATGATCCAGTCTCATCCCTGCTACGCCACGCTACGCGATCGGGGCACAGCACAGGGCAAAACGATCTATGAAGTGCTGAACAACCTGCTGAGAAAAATGGCGGGCGAACCGGAGAAGATTGCTTTCCTGACCCGGGATATTCATATGCTGCCCTACTTCCACGGCAACCGCTCGCCAAGGGCGAATCCCAATCTGACCGGGATCCTCACCGGGCTTAAGCTTTCCCGCACGCCTGAAGATATGGCACTGCATTATCTGGCTACCCTTCAGGCCATCGCGCTGGGCGCAAGGCACATCATTGAAACCATGAATCAGACCGGTTACAGCATTGATACCATCATGGCCAGCGGCGGCGGCACTAAAAATCCGCTGTTTGTGCAGGAACATGCCAATGCGACCGGCTGCGCCATGCTGCTACCGGAAGAGAGCGAAGCTATGCTGCTGGGTAGCGCCATGATGGGTACCGTGGCTGCCGGAGCCTATGACTCTCTGCCTGAAGCGATGAATGCCATGAGCCGCATCGGTAAAACCGT
This genomic window from Erwinia sp. E_sp_B01_1 contains:
- a CDS encoding FGGY-family carbohydrate kinase codes for the protein MTSYYLGVDVGTGSARAGIFDLRGRMMGQASREIELFRPQADFVEQSSDNIWQAVCQAVRDAVNQSNINPVQIKGIGFDATCSLVVLDKEGKPLTVSPSGRSEQNIIVWMDHRAISQAERLNALQHRVLDYVGGVISPEMQTPKLLWLKQHMPNSWQNIGHLFDLPDFLTWRATQDETRSLCSLVCKWTYMGHENRWDESYFRQAGLEDLLEHDAAKIGRDVKTMGEPLGQGLTQRAATELGLLPGTAVSVSIIDAHAGSLGTLGAAGASGEHADFDRRIALIGGTSTGHMAISKEPRFIKGVWGPYYSAILPDFWLNEGGQSATGALIDHMIQSHPCYATLRDRGTAQGKTIYEVLNNLLRKMAGEPEKIAFLTRDIHMLPYFHGNRSPRANPNLTGILTGLKLSRTPEDMALHYLATLQAIALGARHIIETMNQTGYSIDTIMASGGGTKNPLFVQEHANATGCAMLLPEESEAMLLGSAMMGTVAAGAYDSLPEAMNAMSRIGKTVTPQTNEIKRYYDQKYRVFREMYHDHMKYRHMMQEA